From one Plasmodium knowlesi strain H genome assembly, chromosome: 11 genomic stretch:
- a CDS encoding RuvB-like helicase 3, putative, with the protein MKLEEVKDIQKIERIGAHSHIRGLGLNDCLDARYCSEGMIGQMSARKAAGIVLRMIKEGRISGRAILLAGQPGTGKTAIAMGIAKALGEDTPFTHISGSEVYSLEMSKTEALTQAFRRSIGVRVKEESEVIEGEVVEIEIEKFNDKDINNINKKVGKMILKTTEMETLYDLGNKMIEALQKENITAGDVICIDKGTGKITKIGKSFARSKDYDAMDPNTNFVQCPEGELQKRKEVVHTVTLHDIDAINSRTQGFLALFSGDTGEIKNEIREHIDMKINEWQEDEKAEIVPGVLFIDEVHMLDIECFSYLNRALESEQSPIVIMATNRGITHIRGTDYKAPHGIPLDLLDRTLIIPTYPYKHQDIMKILEQRAEEEDVEIDQYAKELLCKIASESSLRYALHLITLANLVSKKRKATEVTVQDVRRVYNLFIDVKRSTQYLIEYQNEFMFSELPKEDEGINPEDSYDEKREIQEKKSVNDNADS; encoded by the coding sequence ATGAAGCTTGAAGAAGTGAAGGACATTCAGAAAATTGAGAGGATTGGAGCCCACTCCCACATTAGGGGCCTAGGGCTAAACGACTGTCTGGACGCCCGGTACTGTTCAGAGGGCATGATAGGACAAATGAGCGCACGGAAAGCCGCAGGAATAGTTTTGCGCATGatcaaagaaggaagaattagTGGCAGAGCAATTCTATTAGCAGGGCAACCAGGGACAGGCAAAACAGCTATCGCTATGGGTATTGCAAAAGCCCTAGGGGAGGATACACCCTTTACGCATATATCAGGATCAGAAGTATATTCTCTAGAAATGAGCAAAACTGAGGCATTAACGCAAGCCTTTAGAAGATCCATTGGTGTTAGGGTTAAAGAAGAATCGGAAGTTATCGAAGGAGAAGTCGTAGAAattgaaatagaaaaatttaaCGATAAAGATATAAACAATATCAACAAAAAGGTAGGCAAAATGATTCTTAAAACAACCGAAATGGAGACTCTATACGATTtgggaaataaaatgatTGAGGCAttacagaaggaaaatattacaGCAGGCGATGTTATCTGTATTGATAAAGGCACAGgcaaaattacaaaaattggGAAATCTTTTGCTCGATCCAAAGACTACGATGCTATGGATCCAAACACAAATTTTGTTCAATGTCCTGAAggagaattacaaaaaaggaaggaagtagtCCACACAGTTACTCTACATGATATTGACGCCATAAATAGCAGGACACAAGGATTTCTAGCTTTATTCTCAGGAGATACTGGAGAAATTAAGAACGAAATTAGAGAGCATATCGACATGAAAATTAACGAATGGcaagaagatgaaaaggcGGAAATTGTACCAGGTGTTTTATTTATTGACGAAGTACATATGTTAGATATCGAATGTTTTTCCTACTTGAATAGGGCCCTCGAAAGTGAGCAATCTCCCATTGTTATTATGGCAACAAATAGAGGAATTACACACATTAGGGGAACGGACTATAAAGCGCCCCATGGAATTCCCCTCGATCTGTTAGATAGAACTCTTATTATACCTACGTACCCGTATAAGCATCAAgatataatgaaaattttagaACAAAGAgctgaagaggaagacgTCGAAATTGATCAATATGCCAAGGAGCTGTTGTGCAAAATTGCGTCCGAGTCATCCCTAAGATACGCACTGCACCTCATCACTTTGGCTAATTTAGtttcgaaaaaaaggaaagccaCGGAAGTTACTGTCCAGGATGTCAGAAGGGTTTACAACCTATTTATTGACGTCAAAAGGAGCACACAATACTTAATTGAATACCAAAATGAATTCATGTTTTCTGAGTTGCCCAAAGAGGACGAGGGAATTAACCCAGAGGACTCCTATGACGAAAAGAGAGAAATACAGGAGAAGAAGTCGGTCAACGATAACGCCGATTCTTAA
- a CDS encoding 14-3-3 protein, putative — translation MKPPVDNDVSLNNKEEFIYYLKILNHIGYYDEMVSMISAANVENYNLNYSESVLMGSTFKNALNVRRKEKNVLENIIANEKTSEQEKNCAELLKYKLNEDIRSIENTTYDIIKTKCIPMTTNEKILMFYWHLLGDITRYCSDTFEGEEKKKTQERSMQSYSYALGYANRMSIPPSSPQILELLVSLTVLHKDMHTDINISIEMAAQAFRDAIQNMHLLENDDECTKTIGILGVLRDNINKWCELCGRKNVNDLFEIKGENFDKYKDIMDSIQS, via the exons ATGAAGCCACCTGTTGACAACGACGTTTCGCTAAACAATAAGGAAGAATTCATATACTAcctaaaaatattaaaccaTATTGGATATTATGATG AAATGGTTTCCATGATAAGCGCTGCGAATGTGGAAAATTACAATTTAAATTACTCCGAGTCGGTGTTAATG gGATCCACCTTCAAAAATGCGCTAAACgttaggagaaaggaaaaaaacgtacTCGAAAATATCATAGCAAATGAGAAAACaagtgaacaagaaaaaaattgcgctGAGCTATTAAAGTACAAGTTAAATGAGGATATAAGGTCCATAGAAAATACCACATATGACattataaaaacaaaatgcatTCCCATGACGACTAACGAG AAAATATTAATGTTCTATTGGCATTTACTTGGAGATATTACGAGATACTGCTCTGATACTtttgaaggggaagaaaagaagaagactCAAGAAAGAAGCATGCAGTCGTATTCTTACGCCCTAGGTTATGCGAATCGAATGAGTATTCCTCCGTCTAGTCCGCAGATTTTAGAACTGCTCGTTAGTTTAACAG TTCTCCACAAAGACATGCACACGGACATAAACATTTCCATTGAGATGGCTGCTCAGGCATTTAGAGATGCAATTCAAAACATGCATCTCCTGGA AAACGACGATGAGTGCACCAAAACGATTGGTATATTGGGCGTACTGAGGGACAACATAAATAAGTGGTGTGAGC TTTGCGGcaggaaaaatgtgaatgatCTGTTCgaaataaaaggagaaaacttCGATAAGTACAAGGACATTATGGACAGCATTCAGTCATAA
- a CDS encoding 3'-5' exonuclease, putative encodes MQKWGMKLKAKRQPPFFVIRCDGGIQSKNLFSRGRSTLEVNRDTSLPFRREKYVVLDVYDCFDELTNWKRSYLKNVVGNTFMRVNLSLLSSRKRYSHCYCTDNKVYVKGEIYDILPPLCRGKEIEAIVANLIFFILKFVNLKNVETAEEYKENIKNVYTNLIRCYHKIFADKGIHGEYIFCIFNDEVVKYVSPSLKKNKKNIIQEIVLNSLCFFFKNNERHKNRLDPNLMCEIIKYRKFLYILECISFDHHLLREGLTARNVDYLFSNFLNNRAYFCQAISLASFFLSDEHIGFSSPFKENSAYNCRILLKYILQAQSKNCLFLFLDGIKCEDLKRGVYRWLTSVDESSGFFADYWGYLAVREYLLLSKAKEKEQAQGGSRSDGTLSKGTINEGTLNGGIRDGICVSWEKKPLHPYSDYYVLPEEMRNIKIVTNVESLNMMIGTIKLAQEKHWMDNIYNDDNVYTSQSCNHIITAEDINNHLRGGKKKYYIGIDVEWNRNQKASIISLATMDHIYLIDLLVMDYNYKLLIQSFFKWLLENPFICKLFYNFSCDMRILNSFFQGVSNVYTYLNVTDLKDPLIFHKKSGSNLDISDSAVSAELFNRNIIDTNNIELFKQVTTSSFRDFKGRVKHGDGDHLGGKINVHPSNTSDKIHFKSLNHLCQQILGKKLNKQLQLSNWSRRPLMESQICYAATDAYVLIVLEQLLIERNYCSTCFSNSSSLSDLFVQKYKCRNCSWE; translated from the exons atgcaaaaatggggaatgaAATTGAAGGCGAAGCGGCAACCTCCGTTTTTTGTGATCAGGTGTGATGGAGGAATTCAATCTAAGAATCTGTTTTCAAGGGGGAGAAGTACGCTCGAAGTGAACCGCGATACGAGTCTACCATTTCGCCGGGAAAAATATGTCGTACTTGATGTGTATGACTGTTTCGACGAGttaacaaattggaaaaggagttacttaaaaaatgtagtTGGGAATACCTTTATGAGAGTTAATTTGAGCCTCCTTTCGAGCAGGAAGCGATACAGTCATTGTTACTGTACCGACAACAAAGTCTACGTGAAGGGAGAAATTTACGACattcttccccccctatGTAGGGGCAAAGAAATCGAAGCCATTGTGGCGAACttgattttcttcattttaaaatttgtgaatcttaaaaatgtagaaacaGCAGAGGAGTATAAGGAGAACATAAAAAACGTGTACACCAACTTGATCAGGTGTTACCACAAGATTTTTGCAGATAAAGGAATACATGGCgagtatattttttgcatttttaacgATGAAGTTGTAAAATATGTTAGTCCTtcattgaagaaaaataaaaaaaacatcatccAGGAAATTGTGCTAAACAgcttatgttttttttttaaaaataatgaaagacATAAAAACAGATTAGACCCCAATTTGATGTGCGAAATTATCAAGTATAGAAAATTCTTGTACATATTAGAGTGCATATCCTTTGATCACCACCTGTTGAGGGAAGGCTTGACTGCTCGCAATGTGGACTATCTATTTAGTAACTTTTTAAACAACCGAGCGTATTTCTGTCAGGCCATTTCCTTAGCCTCCTTCTTTCTGTCTGATGAGCATATAGGTTTTAGTTCTCCCTTTAAGGAAAACAGCGCTTATAACTGCAGGATTCTGCTAAAGTATATACTACAAGCTCAGTCCAAGAATTGtctcttcttatttttggaTGGAATCAAGTGCGAGGATTTGAAGAGGGGCGTCTATCGATGGCTGACATCTGTGGATGAATCATCAG GGTTCTTTGCCGACTACTGGGGATACCTCGCGGTGCGGGAGTACCTACTGCTAAGCAAggcaaaggagaaggaacaagCCCAAGGGGGGTCGCGCAGCGACGGAACCCTTAGCAAAGGAACCATCAACGAAGGAACCCTTAACGGAGGAATTCGAGACGGAATTTGCGTCTCATGGGAGAAGAAGCCACTCCATCCATACAGTGACTACTACGTGCTTCCAGAAGAAATgagaaacataaaaatagtaACTAATGTAGAAAGTTTGAATATGATGATAGGAACGATAAAGTTGGCTCAGGAAAAACACTGGATGGATAACATATACAACGATGACAACGTGTACACATCCCAATCATGCAACCACATAATAACTGCAGAAGATATTAATAACCACttgagggggggaaagaagaagtattACATTGGCATTGATGTGGAATGGAACAGAAACCAAAAGGCTAGCATCATTTCACTCGCAACAATGGACCATATTTACCTAATCGATCTGCTAGTGATGGATTATAATTACAAACTTTTAATTCAATCGTTTTTTAAATGGTTACTTGAAAACCCGTTCATCTGTAAGCTCTTTTACAACTTCTCCTGCGACATGCGTattttaaattctttttttcaaggaGTATCAAATGTGTATACCTACCTGAATGTGACCGATCTGAAGGACCCCCTAATTTTTCACAAGAAAAGTGGGAGCAATCTGGACATTTCGGATAGTGCTGTTTCCGCTGAATTGTTTAACCGAAATATAATTGATACGAATAACATTGAGTTATTTAAACAGGTAACAACAAGTAGCTTTCGCGACTTCAAGGGCAGAGTGAAACATGGAGATGGTGATCATCTGGGGGGAAAGATCAATGTACATCCAAGTAACACAAGTGATAAGATTCATTTTAAGAGTCTGAATCATTTGTGCCAACAAAtccttggaaaaaaattaaataaacaATTGCAGTTATCCAACTGGAGTAGAAGACCATTAATGGAGAGTCAAATATGTTACGCCGCCACCGATGCCTATGTCCTCATCGTGTTGGAACAACTCCTCATTGAGAGGAATTATTGCTCCACCTGTTTCTCAAATAGTAGTAGCCTTAGTGATTTATTTGttcaaaaatacaaatgtaGGAATTGTTCATGGGAATAG
- a CDS encoding calpain, putative, which produces MGCRCSKVKNGRRKEEIQEDTVNSDVNNDVLKIYRSEKGRSNQYRSEKGDCSKDRRNNVSSNTSAKRWVSNSDPENEEIDCPYVIPCDGSKDGFPSMGYISRERRKNKRGEEGTGHERKNEQDSISSKGAKVKQEAGNKVEGKEIEGIKNNVDNNSFTGIIETMNSTLIKRESTARGRKEKGESPSHMEKKNLFRKKKIKFLYKTSKGKICTNGGKKQDPSVPPNESIITHRMKKKTKEIYNCLGSKKKEELLVRAIRKNKEQLLYYHDFRSMILRKNTFLHIYEFYKFNSNVFNLFSLMPSHIAENVHASKILFESSLIGNYIILPWIENDPDIKNNSYIKHVKHISEKKMNMEKDGTEDPCDREVNFCGLFNHNHDHKESDGNGENGENAFNNRNDNVYADEYAQRCNSPHDKHTSKNTTRRVLKKKQPLFNGNTERDKEKKYVSNRNLSMDNLFKLHLRKTSTARVKRKKCMKEVVSMQKEGAKKGAFDENNVQNKKVATNKEKFKKTEDPDEGKRSSLEGRERKKDQTNRQNGVTVQTENHTTDRLINRVVKEKVQKGQGEGPIRNNINGKENEQTDKRKRNHNSAFSAPIASKNKDHVESIGHRKKEEKKKNEKKKNTYEEEKKKKKKRGDSSTHVKRGKKEEAGLQSALSNNVMVTMNEKNIESRVDVDKEKKRKKKKTDGMKCKKTVRINMTENQVNGINCHVGMKEDKGEVHHRSSNNNRQHNDGGHIIRREDQEDYIAHGKVGTTNCNTKVMKRVKREVECHKMVYQDVTPGNKEQSSKDERGLQMENRKLKYQMCIGKNTKNEKVEGERKKHMISNKLEKRGYLREEKTAQEICEHKYGLNESSIKKNYVMCKKCYKKRCIYHYINCFKLYGWVNYKWTDPDGYLELSVRQKKKFDSWKRLSELYNNPIVMSTDLYNSCIRQGFVADCSFLSSLTVLIEYERKHKVPVLSNIISPCTSNYAHVNKNWPVFNPCGMYICRLHCNGIQRKIIIDDYVPVKTNNSLLVAYSNNQKELWVTLLEKAFVKLMGGSYSMYGSNPGSDLYYLTGWIPVTISLKSKISSSPPSLDRLTAHTAVNEVCSSALDASYGSAMGMHSPRKKSKLGFTVVRDGKRKKAYAHEKSLKKGERKNVINRKKSPYQYVQSDKNGTTPCSGGQLYTKRGRRHQPYDFLVGVNLCIHRLGTSRNWHPARADWSKYEKLKMYWTLRHLYATEERWKGKEKPRKAKIGPKCTVKKVNNADGTATKETEKKRTSMDGNPLCVIFPKMKKIPHCVRNGNDVKDILNEVMTDREVKMRHTHQFLCEAVSNMDLSSYVCGSIDQYSYLNQKGESSVLVDEEYEEYDEKWDIIWNNIYEGIKKGKCVVCLGTLELKDAAPSGLDYPEGVSLSTGIVTRHAYSILNIETYNGDKLLYIKNPWGCIRWKGKYSHHDEATWTKEVQKKLNYSLEKAKGKDDGCFWIPWKDVVKYFSHIYICWNSVIFPYQFEIHTKWENSTYLSSSILQDDTHLVAYNPQFALHVNVKKQDLSEDGLRYIGKKPIEIWILLSKHVRERKVDASQKYLALHIHSGKDRIVCPLFPIKQGIYSNGECTFTKLVIGGEDECINNYLMKKSSSRKDPCDTFQSGHPNNVTGGNIQNSNDNGNMNGNASGEGQQEILRIVDFVLIVSQYSQKEEFNFTLKVFSHTHLSIYELPPMLPENYDSLYFKGQWTSKCAGGCSNNLWSYFRNPHIRFYVPEDCTFFIFLECSQEHSVNLRIFKGMTSSPRSLKKGEIISSGAYKAGCCYIECKLESGIYCLIPSLYRANVTGDYQICIHYPKQKEKPVLHFIPYSYIVPPLSFFKYQLVHLYSLKNYSIILFHSTCVTLLSLRITFFEHMKIKGIPFVNIYKLVGSTDSYANDLETGNVMKNNLFNSYISHNRYVYKIVQKCNIHGGPGYDILPLSTCAYDYYIKFNSVLIPLVQVENEHTSYLLLITTNIKEDILYNHEVHFVSEKQLSVDSCYPVQA; this is translated from the coding sequence ATGGGGTGTAGATGTAGTAAggtgaaaaatggaagaaggaaagaagaaattcagGAAGACACAGTCAACAGCGACGTTAACAACGATGTGTTGAAGATATATAGGAGTGAGAAGGGAAGGTCCAATCAGTATAGGAGTGAGAAGGGGGATTGTTCTAAAGATAGACGGAACAATGTGTCCAGTAATACATCCGCTAAAAGGTGGGTCAGCAATAGTGATCCtgagaatgaagaaatagaCTGCCCCTATGTCATCCCGTGTGATGGTAGTAAGGACGGTTTCCCCTCAATGGGATACATTTCTagagaaaggagaaaaaacaaacggggggaagaaggaacggggcacgaaaggaagaatgaaCAAGACAGTATATCGTCCAAAGGGGCCAAAGTAAAGCAGGAGGCAGGTAACAAAGTCGAAGGTAAGGAAATCGAAGGGATTAAGAACAATGTTGATAATAACTCCTTTACGGGAATCATAGAAACGATGAACAGCACACTCATAAAGAGGGAATCCACAGCTCGaggcagaaaagaaaagggagaatCGCCATCCCatatggagaagaaaaacctgtttagaaaaaaaaaaattaaatttttgtatAAAACGAGCAAGGGTAAAATATGCACCAACGGAGGGAAGAAGCAAGATCCATCTGTTCCTCCAAATGAATCCATCATCACACAtcgcatgaaaaaaaaaacaaaggaaattTACAACTGCTTGGGTagcaagaaaaaagaagaattgcTAGTGAGAGCCATcagaaagaataaagaacAGCTCTTGTACTATCACGATTTTAGAAGTAtgattttgagaaaaaatactttCTTGCATATTTATgaattttacaaatttaATTCAAAtgtatttaatttgttttccctaATGCCTAGCCACATCGCCGAGAATGTACATGCGTCCAAAATTTTGTTCGAAAGTTCCTTAATAGGGAATTACATAATATTGCCATGGATTGAGAACGATCCAGATATAAAGAATAATTCGTATATCAAACATGTGAAACATATTtcggagaagaaaatgaatatgGAGAAGGATGGCACAGAGGACCCTTGTGACAGGGAGGTAAACTTTTGCGGGTTATTTAATCACAATCATGACCATAAGGAGAGCGATGGAAACGGCGAAAATGGGGAGAACGCCTTCAATAATCGAAACGACAATGTCTATGCGGACGAATACGCGCAGAGATGTAATTCACCCCACGATAAGCACACGTCAAAAAATACTACTAGACGtgttttaaagaaaaaacaaccaTTGTTCAATGGAAATACAGAGAGggacaaggagaaaaagtacGTTAGTAACAGAAACCTCAGCATGGACAACTTATTTAAGTTGCACCTTAGAAAGACCTCTACTGCGCGtgttaaaaggaagaaatgtatGAAAGAAGTTGTTAGTATGCAAAAAGAGGGAGCAAAAAAGGGTGCCTTTGATGAGAATAAcgtgcaaaataaaaaagtcgCCACGAATAAGGAAAAGTTCAAAAAAACTGAGGATCCtgatgaaggaaagagaTCATCCTTAGAAGgtagggaaaggaaaaaggaccAAACGAATAGGCAGAATGGTGTAACCGTTCAAACGGAAAATCACACGACAGACCGCCTTATAAATAGGGTTGTAAAGGAGAAAGTACAGAAGGGTCAGGGAGAAGGACCCATTCGAAATAATATCAATGGCaaggaaaatgaacagacggataaaagaaagaggaatCATAATAGTGCGTTCAGTGCCCCAATAGCAAGCAAGAATAAAGATCATGTGGAATCTATAGGACatagaaaaaaggaagaaaagaaaaaaaacgaaaaaaaaaaaaatacatatgaggaggagaagaagaagaagaaaaaaaggggagataGTTCCACACATgtgaagagggggaaaaaggaagaagccgGTCTGCAGTCCGCTCTGTCAAATAACGTGATGGTAACgatgaatgaaaagaacaTCGAATCGAGAGTAGACGTGgacaaagaaaagaagaggaagaaaaaaaaaacggatggAATGAAATGCAAGAAAACAGTTAGAATTAACATGACGGAAAATCAAGTGAACGGAATAAATTGTCATgtgggaatgaaagaagacaaGGGAGAAGTACACCACAGGAGTAGCAATAATAATAGACAACACAACGATGGAGGACACATCATCAGGAGAGAAGACCAAGAGGATTACATCGCACATGGAAAGGTTGGAACCACAAATTGCAACACAAAAGTGATGAAACGAGTTAAAAGAGAAGTAGAATGTCATAAAATGGTGTATCAAGACGTAACTCCAGGAAATAAGGAGCAAAGTAGTAAAGATGAGAGGGGCCTGCAGATGGAGAATCGAAAATTAAAGTACCAAATGTGCATCGGCAagaacacaaaaaatgaaaaagttgaaggcgaaagaaaaaaacatatgatTAGCAACAAATTAGAAAAGAGAGGATATCtaagagaagagaaaactGCGCAAGAAATTTGCGAACATAAATATGGACTAAATGAAAGTtcgataaagaaaaattatgtaatgtgcaaaaaatgttacaaaaaaagatgCATATATCATTACATCAATTGTTTTAAGCTCTACGGATGGGTAAATTACAAATGGACAGATCCTGATGGCTATTTAGAACTAAGTgtaagacaaaaaaaaaagttcgatTCTTGGAAAAGGCTCTCAGAATTATATAACAACCCCATTGTTATGTCAACAGATTTATATAATAGTTGTATAAGACAAGGATTTGTAGCAgattgttcctttttatcttctttAACTGTTTTGATTGAATATGAGAGAAAGCACAAAGTCCCCGTTCTCTCAAATATCATTTCTCCTTGTACATCAAATTATGCACATGTGAATAAGAATTGGCCAGTTTTTAACCCATGTGGAATGTATATTTGTAGATTACACTGTAATGGAATTCagagaaaaattatcattgATGATTATGTACCTGTGAAGACGAATAATTCTTTGCTAGTAGCTTATTCCAATAATCAGAAGGAGCTTTGGGTTACTTTGCTTGAAAAAGCCTTCGTGAAATTGATGGGTGGTTCCTACTCTATGTATGGATCCAACCCCGGCTCCGATTTGTATTACCTAACTGGCTGGATCCCCGTGACAATTTCGTTGAAGTCGAAGATAAGTAGCTCTCCTCCGTCCTTGGACCGTTTAACGGCTCACACCGCGGTCAATGAGGTATGTTCATCTGCTTTGGATGCTTCTTATGGATCCGCCATGGGGATGCACTCTCCAAGGAAGAAGTCCAAATTGGGGTTCACTGTTGTACGGGATGGGAAGCGGAAGAAAGCTTATGCACATGAAAAAAGtttgaaaaagggggagagaaaaaatgtgataaatCGGAAAAAGAGCCCTTACCAGTATGTTCAAAGCGACAAAAATGGAACGACACCATGTTCAGGTGGACAATTGTAcacgaaaaggggaagaaggcaCCAGCCATATGACTTCCTTGTTGGAGTCAATTTATGCATCCATCGATTGGGCACAAGTAGGAACTGGCACCCAGCGCGTGCTGATTGGTCAAAGTATGAAAAGTTGAAGATGTATTGGACTCTGCGCCATTTGTATGCAACGGAGGAAAgatggaaagggaaggaaaagccGCGCAAGGCAAAGATAGGACCCAAATGTACTGTTAAAAAGGTAAACAATGCCGATGGAACGGCAACCAAGGagacagagaaaaaaagaacctctATGGACGGAAATCCACTTTGTGTCATCTTcccgaaaatgaagaaaatccCACACTGTGTAAGAAACGGAAACGATGTAAAGGATATATTGAATGAAGTTATGACAGATCGCGAAGTTAAAATGAGACATACGCATCAATTTCTGTGCGAAGCAGTGAGTAACATGGACCTGTCTTCCTATGTGTGCGGGTCCATTGATCAGTACAGTTATTTAAAtcagaaaggggaaagctCCGTTTTGGTAGATGAGGAGTATGAAGAATATGATGAGAAGTGGGACATCATATGGAATAATATTTacgaaggaataaaaaaaggaaaatgtgttGTTTGTTTAGGTACCCTAGAATTAAAGGACGCCGCACCGTCAGGGTTGGACTATCCAGAAGGGGTTTCCCTCTCAACTGGAATTGTAACGAGACACGCCTACTCTATTTTAAACATTGAAACGTATAACGGGGATAAACTGCTCTATATAAAGAACCCATGGGGATGCATCCGTTGGAAAGGGAAGTATTCTCATCATGACGAAGCAACTTGGACAAAGGAAGTGCAGAAGAAGTTAAATTATTCTCTTGAGAAAGCTAAAGGGAAAGACGATGGTTGTTTTTGGATTCCATGGAAAGATGtagtgaaatatttttcgcacatatatatttgttggAATAGTGTTATCTTTCCATATCAGTTTGAAATTcacacaaaatgggaaaacagCACGTACTTGAGTAGCTCCATTTTGCAAGACGACACTCACCTCGTTGCTTACAACCCTCAGTTTGCTCTACAtgtaaatgtgaagaaaCAAGATCTGTCCGAAGATGGTTTACGctatataggaaaaaaaccGATAGAAATATGGATTCTTCTATCCAAGCATGTGAGGGAGAGAAAAGTAGACGCTTCACAGAAGTATCTAGCGCTCCATATCCATTCAGGAAAGGATAGAATTGTTTGTCCTTTATTTCCTATTAAGCAAGGAATATACTCCAATGGGGAATGTACCTTCACCAAATTGGTAATCGGAGGTGAAGATGAATGTATAAATAACTACCTTATGAAGAAGAGCTCATCCAGAAAGGACCCTTGTGATACCTTCCAGAGTGGTCACCCAAATAATGTGACAGGAGGAAACATACAAAACAGCAATGATAACGGAAACATGAACGGGAACGCATCAGGAGAGGGTCAGCAAGAAATTTTAAGGATCGTCGATTTTGTCTTAATAGTTTCACAATACTcacagaaagaagaatttaaTTTCACGTTAAAGGTATTTAGTCATACGCATTTATCCATATATGAGTTACCACCAATGCTACCAGAGAATTACGATTCTCTATATTTCAAAGGACAGTGGACAAGTAAATGTGCAGGAGGGTGTTCGAACAATTTGTGGTCATACTTTAGAAATCCTCACATACGTTTTTATGTGCCCGAAgattgcacattttttattttccttgaaTGCTCACAAGAACATTCAGTTAATTTGAGAATATTCAAAGGGATGACATCATCCCCGAGGAGTttaaagaaaggagaaattatATCGAGTGGAGCATACAAAGCTGGATGTTGCTATATTGAATGTAAACTAGAGAGTGGGATTTATTGCCTGATTCCATCTTTATATAGAGCCAACGTTACAGGAGATTATCAAATATGTATTCATTACCCTAAGCAGAAAGAGAAACCAGTCCTCCATTTTATTCCGTACTCATATATCGTTCCtccactttccttttttaaataccaATTAGTACATTTATactctttaaaaaattattctatcATTTTGTTCCACTCCACATGTGTCACGCTGCTCTCTCTTAGAATTACCTTCTTTGAACATATGAAAATTAAGGGCATTCCATTTGTTAATATTTACAAGCTTGTCGGTAGTACAGATTCATATGCGAACGATTTGGAGACTGGAAATGTCATGAagaataatttatttaactCCTACATTTCGCATAATAGATATGTATACAAGATTGTTCAGAAGTGCAATATCCATGGTGGACCAGGGTATGACATACTCCCCCTTTCTACTTGTGCATACGATTACTACATCAAATTTAACTCTGTATTGATTCCGTTGGTGCAGGTGGAGAATGAGCATACTTCCTACTTACTTCTCATCACCACCAATATAAAGGAGGATATTCTTTACAACCATGAGGTGCACTTTGTGTCAGAGAAGCAGCTCTCAGTGGATTCATGTTACCCTGTGCAGGCTTAG
- a CDS encoding transmembrane and coiled-coil domain-containing protein 1, putative, protein MDDVVRKTDIFIIIGIAIACGVFCEFLSWIFVYRNEKFIKLNEELKILYEKVQKEKEDGLLSKIDGNSNNNNNKKKGKKNVTTEEIYIEKTKTMATLKTKSNVITGLIFMSMMPLLFSLFEGLTIAILPFKPIFPFTLLTHTGLQGKNLYHCSSTFIYTLTLMLTRQNIQKYFGYAPPSGMFGDFKMPDEQADIWK, encoded by the coding sequence atggaTGATGTTGTGAGGAAGACCgatattttcatcatcatcggaATTGCGATTGCGTGTGGAGTTTTTTGCGAATTTTTAAGTTGGATATTCGTTTACAGAAATGAGAAGTTTATTAAGTTAAACGAAGAATTGAAAATATTGTATGAGAAAGttcagaaggagaaggaagatggATTGCTAAGCAAAATCGATGGGAATAgcaacaacaataacaataaaaaaaaagggaaaaaaaatgtaacaacggaagaaatatatattgaGAAAACCAAAACAATGGCAACGCTCAAGACAAAGTCGAATGTAATAACGGGATTAATTTTTATGTCCATGATGCCGTTGCTTTTTAGCTTATTTGAAGGACTCACAATTGCCATTTTGCCATTTAAGccaattttcccctttaccTTACTAACGCACACGGGGTTACAAGGGAAAAACTTGTACCATTGCTCATCGACCTTTATTTATACCCTAACGTTGATGCTCACTAGACAGAACATTCAGAAGTACTTTGGATACGCACCACCATCGGGAATGTTTGGAGATTTTAAGATGCCGGACGAACAGGCTGATATATGGAAATAG